Proteins from a single region of Synechococcus sp. WH 8109:
- the ftsH gene encoding ATP-dependent zinc metalloprotease FtsH, which yields MPIRQDDNQPNRRFGIINLVLIGFGVLLLASSFLPSNGMQQVPRVPYSLFIDQVNDGAVKRAFITQDQIRYELSDPEEGTPPVLATTPIFDMDLPQRLETKGVEFAAAPPKKPNIFTTILSWVVPPLIFILVLQFFARRSMGGGAQGALSFTKSKAKVYVPDEESRITFADVAGVDEAKQELTEIVDFLKRPERYAEIGARIPKGVLLVGPPGTGKTLLSKAVAGEAEVPFFIISGSEFVELFVGAGAARVRDLFEEAKKKAPCIIFIDELDAIGKSRSGSMGVVGGNDEREQTLNQLLTEMDGFTAQDKPVIVLAATNQPEVLDAALLRPGRFDRQVLVDRPDLSGRKTILEIYAKKVKLAAGVDLDSVAQATSGFAGADLANLVNEAALLAARAQRTSVEQQDLGEAIERVVAGLEKKSRVLQDDEKKVVAYHEVGHAIVGHLMPGGSKVAKISIVPRGMSALGYTLQLPTEERFLNSKEELQGQIATLLGGRSAEEIVFGKITTGAANDLQRATDLAEQMVGTYGMSDTLGPLAYDKQGGGRFLGGGNNPRRSVSDATAQAIDKEVRGLVDQAHDDALAILRENMALLETIAQKILEKEVIEGDDLKQMLEASVLPSGVTA from the coding sequence ATGCCGATCCGCCAGGACGACAACCAGCCGAACCGTCGCTTCGGGATCATCAACCTGGTGCTGATTGGCTTCGGGGTGTTGCTGCTGGCCAGCAGCTTCCTCCCCAGCAATGGCATGCAGCAGGTTCCGCGGGTGCCTTACTCCCTGTTCATCGACCAGGTGAATGACGGTGCGGTGAAGCGGGCCTTCATCACGCAAGACCAGATTCGCTACGAGCTGAGTGATCCCGAAGAGGGCACGCCTCCGGTGCTGGCAACCACGCCGATCTTCGACATGGATCTGCCCCAACGCCTAGAGACCAAGGGCGTTGAATTCGCGGCAGCTCCCCCGAAGAAACCGAACATTTTCACCACCATCCTCAGCTGGGTGGTGCCGCCCCTGATCTTCATCCTGGTGCTGCAGTTCTTCGCCCGCCGCTCGATGGGCGGAGGTGCCCAGGGGGCTTTGAGCTTTACCAAGAGCAAGGCCAAGGTGTACGTGCCTGATGAGGAGTCGCGGATTACCTTCGCCGACGTTGCGGGCGTGGATGAGGCGAAGCAGGAACTCACTGAGATCGTCGACTTCCTTAAGCGCCCTGAGCGGTACGCCGAGATCGGTGCGCGCATTCCCAAGGGCGTGCTGCTGGTCGGCCCCCCAGGCACCGGTAAGACCCTGCTGTCCAAGGCCGTGGCTGGCGAAGCAGAGGTGCCCTTCTTCATCATTTCCGGCTCGGAGTTCGTGGAACTCTTCGTTGGTGCCGGTGCTGCTCGCGTGCGCGACCTGTTTGAAGAAGCGAAGAAAAAGGCGCCATGCATCATTTTCATCGACGAACTCGACGCCATCGGCAAGAGCCGCTCAGGGTCAATGGGCGTCGTCGGCGGCAACGACGAACGGGAACAGACCCTCAACCAGTTGCTCACCGAGATGGATGGCTTCACTGCCCAGGACAAGCCAGTGATCGTTCTGGCGGCCACCAACCAGCCCGAGGTGCTCGATGCAGCCCTGTTGCGTCCAGGCCGTTTCGACCGGCAAGTGCTGGTGGACCGTCCGGACCTCTCCGGCCGCAAGACCATTCTCGAGATCTACGCCAAGAAGGTGAAGCTGGCTGCAGGTGTTGACCTCGACAGCGTGGCTCAGGCCACCAGTGGTTTCGCCGGAGCTGATCTCGCCAACCTGGTGAATGAAGCTGCCCTGCTCGCGGCACGTGCCCAGCGAACCAGCGTTGAGCAGCAGGACCTCGGTGAAGCGATCGAGCGTGTTGTGGCCGGTCTGGAGAAGAAGAGCCGCGTCCTTCAGGACGATGAAAAGAAGGTGGTGGCTTATCACGAGGTGGGCCACGCGATCGTGGGCCATCTCATGCCTGGCGGCAGCAAGGTGGCCAAGATCTCGATCGTGCCCCGTGGCATGAGCGCCCTGGGCTACACCCTGCAGCTGCCCACCGAAGAACGCTTCCTCAATTCCAAAGAGGAACTCCAGGGCCAGATCGCCACGCTTCTGGGTGGTCGATCGGCTGAGGAGATCGTCTTCGGCAAGATCACCACGGGTGCTGCCAACGATCTGCAGCGGGCCACCGATCTGGCTGAGCAAATGGTCGGCACCTACGGTATGAGTGACACCCTGGGGCCCCTGGCTTACGACAAGCAGGGCGGTGGCCGTTTCCTTGGTGGAGGCAACAACCCACGTCGCTCGGTGAGTGATGCTACGGCCCAGGCCATTGATAAGGAGGTCCGCGGGCTGGTGGACCAGGCCCACGACGACGCCCTCGCGATCCTGCGGGAGAACATGGCGTTGCTCGAGACGATCGCCCAGAAGATCCTCGAAAAAGAGGTGATCGAGGGGGATGACCTGAAGCAGATGCTCGAGGCCAGTGTGCTGCCGTCCGGTGTGACCGCTTGA